GCTGTGCCTGCGGGAAGGTCTGGATGTTGATTGCACCGTCGGTTTTCTTGTGAATGGACTCGGCAACAGCGTCCATGGATTTGGAAAGCTGCTCAGCCGGGCTGAAAACGTGGCTCAGTTTCAGGGTCAGTTTGTAGTCGTCCGCCATACACAGGCCGGACATGGACAGGACCAGAACAGCTCCGGCACAAAGCACGGAAAGGGTCTTCTTGAAGCTCATTTTTACATTCCTCCTAAAGGTTCCTTACTTACCAGAATTGCGGCAACAACTGCGGCAATCCTGTTTTGTTACTGTCTGTCCTTCTCGTCCCTAGCAGTATTCACAGCTGCGGTGGATTCGCGGACAACCAGTTTGGTCTCCATCATATGCTGCATGACCAGAGTGCGGTCCTCCATGATCTGCAGCAGAATTTCACAGGCGGTTCTGCCCATCTCGTAGGCCGGCTGGTTGATGGTGGTCAGGGCCGGGACCATGTACGAGGCTGTGGGCATGTCATCAAAACCGACTATGGAAAGATCTTCGGGCAGGGAAAGCCCTTCTTCCCGTGCGCCTTTAATTGCGCCGAGGGCGATGTAGTCGTTGGAGCAGAAAACCGCGCTGGGCGGGTTTTCCAGATGCAGGAGTTCTCTAATGGAATCCCGACCGCCTTCAAGGGAGTATTCGGTCTGAATCAGCAATTTGCTGTCATAAGGGATGCCGTTGTCTTTCAGGCACTGGCGGTATCCGTGCCAGCGATGGTAGGATCTGTCGGTGACAGCGAAACTACCCGCAACCATACCGATTCTGCGATGTCCCAGCGAAACAAGATGCTCAGTGGCTTCGTAGCCGCCCCGGTAGTTGTCGACCCCAACCGCAGAGATCGGGCCGGGCTTCACTGTGCTGAACAATAGCACGATAGGGACGTCTTCTTCAGTAAGAGTTTTGATCAGTTTTCCTTTGGGGTCGGTGGAGGTGATGATAAGTCCGTCCACCTGACTTTCGCGCAGGGCCTTGATGACGCTTTTTTCCTGATCTGCGTCGTAGGAAGTGTTACCGAGGATGACTTTGATGTTTTTGCTGTTGGCGTATTCTTGTACGCCGAGGGTGGATTCTGCGAAGACGGGGTTGTTGATGTTTGGTATGATCAGTCCGATGGTGTTGGATTTTTTGGTCACAAAACCACGGGCAAGGGCGTTGTATTTGTAATTGCACATCTTCATGGCCCGGAGGACTTTCTTCCGGGTCGTTTCACGCACTGTCTCAGGTGAATTGATCACTCTGGACACCGTGGCGGTGGAAACTTGCGCCAATCTGGCGACATCAAGAATTGTGCTCACATCAACCTCATTATGTAAACGTTTACATTTTGTTAGCAGCTTGCTAATGTTTGTGTCAACAAAATTGTTAAAAAATGGTTCTTTGTCTTGTTTTTATTGATTTTTTTGTTTTGATATGACCTGATTATAATGAATTGATGTGACATTGCGGTCTCGCTAGTGTCATATCTATGTAAACATATACATTGTGAAAAAGAGGCATGTTGATGACTAGCAGTACGCTACGTAAGCTGACAGACCGGGTGCAGAGAATAGAACACTGTGGGATGTTTGTAGATTTGGTGCGCACTTCCAAGGGGACCGTACGGGTGGGCAGCATGCCTGATGTGGTGAAATTCCTGAACGGGCACGGTTTCCGGGAGGAGATTGTAGTGGTTATGCCGTGGGAGGTATCCATGTCCGGTGATAACCGTACCGGGGAAGAGTTTGTGCTCTGGCAGGCTCAGATCAGGGGCGGTATTTTAAAAGAATACACCGGTTTGCCGCAGGATGTGCAGCAGCTTCATCAAAATCTGGAGCGGATATTTCCCTATTTTTTTGATGACCAGAATCTGAAGGTGGTCCGCAAGGACTGGCTGGACAGATGGTGCCATTTTAATGTTGCCGACCCCTGCTATAAAAACGGCGGGCTGGAAATCTGCTGCAAAAATGGTGATGTGATTATCAAAGATGCAGGGGAGGCCCTTTATCGTCGCAGTGATTTTCCCGTGCTTGAAAATCCGGATGAGAGTATCGAAAAATTGCTGACATCTATACCAAGGGACGGCAAAAACAGGGATAAACTTGAAGTTACTCCCATCGGTTGCGGCAACGGGGTGACCGGAACCGTAGCCAATTCCATCGTCCGTTTCGGGGAATATGTAATCTGGATCGATCCCTGCGGTTATCCGGCGCAGACATTGGCGCAACGCGGAATCCATATGGACGATATCACCCATTACCTGTTCACCCACAATCACGAAGATCATGTACAGGGTTTCACTGCTTGTCTCCAGCGGGCGCGCATGCTGGGGCGTAAGCTTAATTTAATCCTTGCCGATGAGGTCTTCCGGGTTCTGGCAGAGCAGTACGGGCCGCTCTTTCCCGATCTGGCGGAGTATGTAGATCTTCACTCATTGAGTCCCGCCAAACCGTTACAACTTGGTCCCATCAAAATCCATAGCCGCTGGAATCATCACATTCTTCCTTACGGTTCCATCGGGCTTAAAATTTTTGCCGGAGGCCGCTGCTTCGGCTATTCCGGCGATACCAAGTATGACGAGTCCATCAATAAAATATTGAACCGTCCCGAACTGGAAGCCCAGTGGTTCGGGGACTGCGACCTTATTTTTCATGAAATAGAATTCGACAACCCGTACAGTGTCCATTCCCACTGGAAGCAGATCGAGGCTCTGCAAAGCAAAATCAGCGGGCGAGTGCTCGGCTATCACTGCCCCCGTCTGGCGAATAGTCCTTTTCCGTTGGCGGAGGAGGGACGGTGTTATGTTGTGGGGGCATGATAAAGGCTTTGAAGTTTTGCGCGTGCTGGGCTTTAAAGCGTAAATACTGTAAGTGTAATTCTCCAACAACCA
This sequence is a window from Desulfovibrio sp. JC010. Protein-coding genes within it:
- a CDS encoding LacI family DNA-binding transcriptional regulator yields the protein MSTILDVARLAQVSTATVSRVINSPETVRETTRKKVLRAMKMCNYKYNALARGFVTKKSNTIGLIIPNINNPVFAESTLGVQEYANSKNIKVILGNTSYDADQEKSVIKALRESQVDGLIITSTDPKGKLIKTLTEEDVPIVLLFSTVKPGPISAVGVDNYRGGYEATEHLVSLGHRRIGMVAGSFAVTDRSYHRWHGYRQCLKDNGIPYDSKLLIQTEYSLEGGRDSIRELLHLENPPSAVFCSNDYIALGAIKGAREEGLSLPEDLSIVGFDDMPTASYMVPALTTINQPAYEMGRTACEILLQIMEDRTLVMQHMMETKLVVRESTAAVNTARDEKDRQ
- a CDS encoding MBL fold metallo-hydrolase yields the protein MTSSTLRKLTDRVQRIEHCGMFVDLVRTSKGTVRVGSMPDVVKFLNGHGFREEIVVVMPWEVSMSGDNRTGEEFVLWQAQIRGGILKEYTGLPQDVQQLHQNLERIFPYFFDDQNLKVVRKDWLDRWCHFNVADPCYKNGGLEICCKNGDVIIKDAGEALYRRSDFPVLENPDESIEKLLTSIPRDGKNRDKLEVTPIGCGNGVTGTVANSIVRFGEYVIWIDPCGYPAQTLAQRGIHMDDITHYLFTHNHEDHVQGFTACLQRARMLGRKLNLILADEVFRVLAEQYGPLFPDLAEYVDLHSLSPAKPLQLGPIKIHSRWNHHILPYGSIGLKIFAGGRCFGYSGDTKYDESINKILNRPELEAQWFGDCDLIFHEIEFDNPYSVHSHWKQIEALQSKISGRVLGYHCPRLANSPFPLAEEGRCYVVGA